CTGATGAGACTGAAGATTTGAAATATTTTTACCCCACTGATGTATTGGTTACAGGATACGATATTATTTTCTTCTGGGTAGCCAGAATGATCTTCTCGGCTTTGGAGCACACAGGCAAGGAACCCTTTAAATATGTTTTTATCCATGGAATTGTGAGGGATGCTCTGGGCAGGAAGATGAGCAAATCCCTGGGGAACGGTATTGATCCTCTTGAAATAATAGAACAGTACGGTACAGATGCCCTGAGATTTACTCTTACAATAGGAATTTCTCCAGGTAATGATTTAAGATTCTCAACAGAAAAGGTTGAGTCCAGCAGGAATTTTGCCAATAAAATATGGAACGCTGCAAGATTTGTGTTGATGAATTTTGATGATGATTTAGATTTCAGCAAAGTTGATGTAAATAAGTTTACCATAGCAGATAAATGGATTCTAAGCAGGATGAATACAATTATTAAAGAAGTTACTGAGAACCTGGAAAAATTTGAAGTTGGAATTGCCCTGCAAAAGATATACGAGTTTATATGGGAAGAATTCTGCGACTGGTATATTGAACTGGCTAAGCCAATGATTTATGACAGGGAGAACCCAAGCAGGCTGGAGGCACAATATGTATTAAATCATGTTCTCAGCAACTCCATGAAGCTGCTGCATCCCTTCATGCCTTTTATAACAGAGGAAATTTATCAGCACTTAGTTGATATAGATGAGAGCATCATGATTTCTAAATGGCCTGAATACAGAGAAGAATACAATTTTGAAGATGACGTGGAAAAAATGGAATTGATTATGAGCGCTATAAAGAGTATAAGAAATATTCGGGCTGAAATGAATGTGCCGGTTTCAAGAAAAACCAAACTGATATTTGTCTCAGAGAGAGCAGAAATGGGCAATATTATTTCTGAGGGAGAGAAATACTTTATCAGGCTGGCGGGAGCATCAGAGGTAGTATTCCAGTCTGACAAGCATGGCATACCCTCTACAGCCGTAAGCGGAGTTATACCAGGAGCGCAGATTTATATTCCTTTAGAAGACCTTATAGACATTGATAAGGAAATAGAAAGGCTGGAAAAAGAAAAGGCAAATCTCGAAGGCGAACTAAAGAGAGTTGAAGGAAAGCTGAACAACAAGGGATTTATTTCAAAGGCTCCTGAAAAAGTTGTCCAGGAAGAAAGAGAAAAGCAGGCTAAATATCAGGATATGTATAATAAGGTTGTAGAACGACTGAACGCATTGAAGGGATAGAAGCATGGGGAAGCGAAGGGACGGTTCTTTTGCTTCCAATTTGTTGTATTATACTTTATTAGAGGTGATTATGTGTTTTTCGGGTTTGTCAGAGTGGGAGCTGCGGTTCCAACCCTAAAAGTGGCAAATTGTGAGTACAATAGCCAGGAAATCATTAATATCATAAAAAAGGCTGATGATGTGGGAGTTCAGATACTGGTTTTCCCTGAGCTTTCCGTAACAGGATGCTCCTGCGGTGATTTATTATACCAGAGGACCCTCATCAGAGAAGTTGAAAAGCAATTGTATAAGATTGCTGAGAGCACAGTTGGTTCTGATATTGTTATTATTGTTGGAGCACCTGTGCTTGCTGAAGGAAAGTTATTCAGCTGTGGTATTGTTATCAATAAGGGTAAGATATTAGGAGCAGTTCCTAAAACCCATGTCAGCAGCAAAGGACCTCAATCAGATGGAAGGTGGTTTTCATCCGGACTTGAGGCAGTTAACACAGAAGTTGATTTGTGTAATCAGAAAGTTCCTTTTGGAGTAGATTTGCTGTTTAGAGCCAGGATAAAATCCAATAAGTTTGCTAGTGACAGCGATATTATAGATAGTATAAATACTGTGGATAGAAATACTGAATATAATACGGATATATATAAAAGGAACAATGATGCGGATAAACATGCAGAAGATAATAATACAATTCTAAATGCAGATAACAGTACAGATAAAAATATAGAAAAATGCGCAGATAAATATGAGAATAAATGCCTGGATAAAGATGCAGTGGAGTATAGCAGCGTATGCTTTGGGGTCGAGATTTCACAAGATATGTGGAATCCTCTCCCTCCCAGCTCCTATCAAGCCTTATCCGGAGCGGTTATAGTATTTAACCTTGCAGCAGAGGCAGAACTGGCGGGAAGGCATAAACACAGAAAAGAGCTTATCAGGCAGCAATCAGACAGATGCAAAGCAGGATATGTATATGCGTCATCGGGCATTTATGAGTCTACAACTGATAAGGTTTTTGGAGGTTATTCATTAATAGTAGAGAACGGTAGGGAATTAAATGAATCCGAGAGATTTTCACTTGAAAGCCAGTTGATTTATTCAGAAATTGATGTTGAGAAATTAGAAAGTATCAGACTGAAGGATGCAAATTTCACTTTCAATAGTTTATCTGATAAATTAAATGACTATAGAATTATTGAGTTTATGATTGAAGGCAGGAAATATGACAGACTGAACAGGCCGGTTTCTCCCCATCCTTTTATTCCTTTTGCCCAGGAGGAAAGAGATGCCAGATGCAGTGAAATATTCTCTGTGCAAACTGCAGGATTGGTTAAGAGAATTATGCATACTGGACTTAAGCATGGGGTAATTGGAGTTTCGGGTGGACTGGATTCTACGCTGGCACTTCTAGTAACTGTCAAAGCCTTTAATGTGCTGGGATTACCTCCCCAGAACATCCTGGCGGTTACCATGCCGGGATTTGGTACAACCGATTCCACCCATGGCAATGCATTAGGTCTTATGAAAGCCTTGAACACCAGCATCAGGGAAATTGATATTAGAGATGCTTGTATTCAGCATTTTAAAGATATAGGCCATCCTGCTGATACACATGATGTTACCTACGAAAA
This region of Clostridiaceae bacterium genomic DNA includes:
- a CDS encoding NAD(+) synthase, translated to MFFGFVRVGAAVPTLKVANCEYNSQEIINIIKKADDVGVQILVFPELSVTGCSCGDLLYQRTLIREVEKQLYKIAESTVGSDIVIIVGAPVLAEGKLFSCGIVINKGKILGAVPKTHVSSKGPQSDGRWFSSGLEAVNTEVDLCNQKVPFGVDLLFRARIKSNKFASDSDIIDSINTVDRNTEYNTDIYKRNNDADKHAEDNNTILNADNSTDKNIEKCADKYENKCLDKDAVEYSSVCFGVEISQDMWNPLPPSSYQALSGAVIVFNLAAEAELAGRHKHRKELIRQQSDRCKAGYVYASSGIYESTTDKVFGGYSLIVENGRELNESERFSLESQLIYSEIDVEKLESIRLKDANFTFNSLSDKLNDYRIIEFMIEGRKYDRLNRPVSPHPFIPFAQEERDARCSEIFSVQTAGLVKRIMHTGLKHGVIGVSGGLDSTLALLVTVKAFNVLGLPPQNILAVTMPGFGTTDSTHGNALGLMKALNTSIREIDIRDACIQHFKDIGHPADTHDVTYENVQARERTQILMDIANKIGGLVIGTGDLSELALGWCTYNGDHMSMYAVNSGVPKTLIPHIIRWAAGNIDVEGINKDIVMELLNNIIDTPITPELLPPDSGGEINQKTEDIVGPYELHDFFIYHILGYGASPEKILFLAEQAFKGKYYLSDIKRWLKLFLNRFFRQQFKRSCLPDGPGVGSISMSPRGEWIMPSDADVTIWLKGLD